In Lysinibacillus sp. FSL M8-0337, the following proteins share a genomic window:
- a CDS encoding VanZ family protein, with amino-acid sequence MVKNNIPSIQDDAKLPLPYRAWIDTYYIQLKVIGWVFFSFYTFIAFYKLVINRLVNVSVSLFRGENTLSEIGLFDYSSWRVTTNFIPFETILRYINYSHYFNLDLIILNLLGNLLIFTPMGFLLPLLSKRFRKVWIVVCAGFFSSLAVETVQFIFRVGSADVDDLILNTLGAWFGYLAYKCILIFPKRNV; translated from the coding sequence ATGGTAAAAAATAATATACCTAGTATTCAAGATGATGCCAAGCTACCATTACCATATCGTGCGTGGATTGATACGTATTACATACAGCTTAAAGTAATAGGCTGGGTATTTTTCAGCTTTTACACATTTATCGCCTTTTACAAATTAGTCATTAATCGCTTAGTGAATGTCAGTGTTAGTTTGTTCCGAGGCGAAAATACTTTGAGTGAAATTGGTTTATTTGATTATAGTAGCTGGCGCGTAACGACAAATTTTATACCGTTTGAAACGATTTTACGTTATATCAACTACTCCCATTATTTTAATTTAGATTTAATTATCCTAAACTTATTAGGCAATTTGTTAATATTTACACCGATGGGCTTTTTGTTACCATTACTATCAAAGCGCTTTCGGAAGGTGTGGATTGTAGTTTGTGCAGGCTTTTTCTCAAGCCTTGCTGTGGAAACAGTCCAGTTTATATTCAGGGTAGGTTCTGCGGATGTCGATGACTTGATTTTAAATACGCTAGGCGCTTGGTTTGGATACTTAGCTTACAAATGTATTCTCATTTTTCCAAAAAGAAACGTTTAA
- a CDS encoding methionine ABC transporter ATP-binding protein: MLEFRNVSKVYSVKKKEVVGVDNVSLTINSSDIFGIVGYSGAGKSSLLRCINLLERPTSGEILINGKDLTKLSRNELRLARLKIGMIFQHFYLISQKTVGENIAFALKAASMPANAIPARVDELLEMVGLAEKRDVYPAQLSGGQKQRVGIARALANNPAMLLCDEATSALDPKTTVSILRLLKEINKKLGITIVLITHEMDVVKEICNRMAVMQDGKVIEEGDVYDIFASPQKVLTQEFISSVVSFDIPKTILKDVRGQIVKILFKGNVAGEGVISDTMQRFEVKGNFLHGTIEYIQERPLGIFLMELQGEDSELAKASAYMTARGAIVEVVLHV, encoded by the coding sequence ATGCTCGAATTTCGTAATGTATCCAAAGTTTATAGCGTAAAGAAAAAAGAGGTTGTTGGTGTAGATAATGTATCCTTAACAATTAATAGTAGTGATATTTTCGGTATTGTAGGCTATTCGGGGGCGGGGAAAAGTTCCCTCCTGCGTTGTATAAATCTACTAGAACGACCTACTAGTGGTGAAATATTAATAAATGGTAAAGATTTAACGAAGCTTTCCCGAAATGAACTGCGTTTAGCCCGTTTAAAAATCGGCATGATATTCCAGCATTTTTATTTAATCAGTCAAAAAACAGTTGGGGAAAATATTGCCTTTGCTTTAAAAGCAGCGAGTATGCCAGCCAATGCGATTCCTGCTCGAGTGGATGAGCTACTAGAGATGGTTGGTTTAGCAGAAAAACGAGATGTTTATCCTGCACAGCTTAGTGGTGGTCAAAAACAAAGAGTAGGTATTGCCAGAGCTTTAGCAAACAATCCGGCGATGTTGCTATGCGATGAAGCAACATCAGCTCTCGATCCAAAAACGACAGTGTCGATTTTACGATTATTAAAGGAAATAAATAAAAAGTTAGGCATTACAATTGTCCTTATTACACATGAAATGGATGTTGTGAAGGAAATTTGTAATCGTATGGCTGTGATGCAGGACGGAAAAGTGATAGAAGAAGGGGACGTGTATGATATTTTCGCCAGCCCTCAAAAGGTATTAACACAGGAGTTTATTAGTAGTGTTGTATCTTTTGATATTCCAAAAACAATTCTAAAAGATGTACGAGGTCAAATCGTTAAAATTTTATTCAAAGGAAATGTTGCAGGTGAAGGTGTTATTTCAGATACGATGCAACGTTTTGAGGTAAAAGGGAATTTCCTTCATGGCACAATCGAGTACATTCAAGAGCGACCACTGGGTATTTTTTTAATGGAGCTACAAGGTGAGGACAGCGAGTTAGCGAAAGCTAGTGCCTATATGACCGCACGTGGTGCGATTGTGGAGGTGGTTTTGCATGTTTGA
- a CDS encoding nucleotide kinase, whose product MNGNVTYYFGHALTGQGVKHLYKEMMDEAELVYVLQGASTFKGSKLLKELGYFYVKQGFAVEWFQHALLENVIEGVFVRGCNRLFVWTSAWGIEPTLLGTKHRVLSFYDCLEEQQLEEIGEKLAVAIKERDLWREKCITMLEIAKKIHDDWEVVTQSCMDWQALDEQVASLKSTIFQSIVLNKTGRRTHRLLGTLTPRGAENTVDSMTKNLTRRLMIKGKPGTGKSSLMKGLADEANARGLDAQIVWCGLDAGSVDMVIIPELNFCIFDSTEPHVFNPQDGRLGDEIFDMGQHCKLSEQAEAQIEDIRVKYKSAMQDAIGYTTRYAEAEKTIRQLMDHCVSTAIWREKTAPLFERLAK is encoded by the coding sequence TTGAACGGAAATGTGACCTACTATTTTGGACACGCACTTACGGGGCAAGGAGTCAAACATTTATATAAAGAAATGATGGACGAAGCGGAACTCGTTTATGTTCTGCAAGGCGCATCAACGTTTAAAGGGTCAAAGCTTCTAAAGGAGCTTGGTTATTTTTATGTAAAACAGGGCTTTGCAGTAGAGTGGTTTCAACACGCATTGTTAGAGAACGTAATAGAAGGAGTATTTGTTAGAGGTTGTAATCGACTTTTTGTTTGGACTTCAGCATGGGGCATTGAACCGACTTTACTTGGTACGAAGCACCGTGTGCTGTCCTTTTATGATTGCCTAGAAGAACAACAGCTTGAAGAGATAGGTGAAAAGCTGGCTGTTGCAATAAAAGAGCGAGATTTGTGGCGTGAGAAGTGTATTACAATGCTTGAAATTGCAAAAAAAATACATGATGACTGGGAAGTTGTCACGCAAAGTTGCATGGACTGGCAAGCGTTAGATGAACAAGTTGCCAGTTTAAAGTCAACTATTTTCCAATCCATTGTGTTAAATAAGACAGGCCGACGTACACATCGATTATTAGGAACACTTACACCTCGTGGAGCAGAAAATACAGTAGACAGCATGACAAAAAATTTAACAAGACGATTGATGATTAAAGGGAAGCCCGGTACAGGCAAATCCTCGTTAATGAAAGGATTAGCTGATGAAGCAAATGCAAGGGGATTAGATGCACAAATTGTTTGGTGTGGCTTAGATGCTGGATCAGTGGATATGGTCATCATACCAGAATTAAATTTTTGTATATTTGATAGTACAGAACCGCATGTATTTAATCCACAGGATGGAAGATTGGGCGATGAAATTTTTGATATGGGTCAGCATTGTAAGCTATCAGAGCAAGCCGAAGCCCAAATTGAAGATATCCGTGTGAAATATAAAAGTGCCATGCAAGATGCAATTGGTTATACGACGCGTTATGCTGAAGCGGAGAAAACGATTCGCCAGCTAATGGATCATTGTGTATCGACTGCGATATGGCGTGAAAAAACAGCACCTTTATTTGAAAGATTAGCAAAGTAA
- a CDS encoding MetQ/NlpA family ABC transporter substrate-binding protein: protein MKKSLLAFLTIILAVVLAACGASDKGAESKKGSDAAGESKSIKLGATAGPYSDMLKKAIIPQLEEKGYEVELVEFSDYVQPNKALDNGDIDANLFQHTIYLENFEEQNNMDLEPLIIVPTAPMGFFSNKYKSIDEIPNGATVAIANDPSNAARTLLSLQEQGLIEIDPKIEELKASEKDVVKNDKNLVFQPIEAAALPRTVESVDLAGVPGNFALAAGLDLLDAVFLENMPDQFRNVIAVKAENKDSQLSKDLVEIVESAKFEEVIDADFKGFGKPEWMKNRK from the coding sequence ATGAAAAAATCGTTATTAGCATTTTTGACGATCATCCTTGCTGTTGTGTTAGCAGCATGTGGCGCAAGCGACAAAGGAGCAGAGTCAAAAAAAGGTTCAGATGCAGCAGGGGAAAGCAAATCGATTAAATTAGGTGCAACAGCAGGTCCTTATAGTGATATGCTGAAAAAAGCGATTATTCCACAGCTTGAAGAAAAGGGTTATGAAGTAGAATTAGTAGAATTCAGTGATTATGTACAACCGAACAAAGCTTTAGATAATGGTGATATTGATGCAAACTTATTCCAGCATACAATTTACTTAGAAAACTTTGAAGAACAGAACAATATGGATTTAGAACCATTAATTATTGTGCCGACAGCGCCGATGGGCTTCTTCTCAAACAAATATAAATCTATTGATGAAATTCCAAATGGGGCGACAGTGGCAATTGCCAATGACCCTTCTAATGCAGCACGTACATTGTTATCATTGCAAGAACAAGGCTTAATCGAGATTGATCCTAAAATCGAAGAATTAAAAGCATCAGAAAAAGATGTTGTGAAAAATGACAAAAATTTAGTATTCCAACCGATTGAGGCGGCAGCACTTCCACGTACAGTAGAAAGTGTTGATTTAGCAGGAGTTCCTGGTAACTTTGCTTTAGCGGCTGGATTAGATTTACTAGATGCTGTATTTTTAGAAAATATGCCTGACCAATTCCGCAACGTTATCGCGGTAAAGGCAGAAAATAAAGATTCGCAATTATCAAAGGATCTAGTTGAAATTGTAGAATCAGCTAAATTTGAAGAAGTGATTGATGCAGACTTCAAAGGCTTTGGAAAACCAGAGTGGATGAAAAATCGTAAATAA
- a CDS encoding putative metalloprotease CJM1_0395 family protein, giving the protein MKLSNVIEQERLSAFYNRKKILQRKEAGDAYRKNAQYFQPKKNPILQELENLLLGRTDQDLYEQHKEEAKDVTPQQQAMIQDLQQAEKSVRAHEQAYKAVGSEADDLLLSSEVNDEGSIALDDSSIVALDKDSGDVDTLQILQQVRSAALAPTVPSSQDLRVAASADTQIQQIQAKLDGIELDEAELEPAYVMETIDVKVPERFAKALKLDPFADTIFGKSYEEALKARTFKLASATYAAHIKMAKNGYLFGDNSLFSMTA; this is encoded by the coding sequence ATGAAACTATCAAATGTAATAGAACAAGAAAGACTATCAGCCTTTTATAATCGAAAAAAGATTCTTCAGCGTAAAGAGGCTGGTGATGCTTATCGTAAAAATGCACAGTATTTCCAACCGAAAAAAAATCCAATTTTGCAAGAGCTCGAAAATCTTTTATTAGGACGCACAGATCAAGATTTATATGAGCAACATAAAGAAGAAGCGAAAGATGTAACGCCACAACAACAAGCTATGATTCAAGACTTACAACAAGCAGAGAAAAGTGTAAGAGCACATGAGCAAGCTTATAAAGCAGTTGGCAGTGAGGCTGATGATTTGTTATTGTCTTCAGAAGTGAATGATGAGGGATCTATAGCATTAGATGATTCATCGATTGTTGCACTTGATAAAGATAGTGGTGATGTCGATACGTTGCAAATTTTACAGCAGGTTCGAAGTGCGGCACTTGCGCCAACTGTCCCATCTTCACAGGATTTACGTGTAGCGGCTAGTGCAGATACTCAAATACAACAAATTCAGGCAAAGTTAGATGGAATAGAGTTGGATGAAGCAGAACTAGAACCAGCTTATGTTATGGAAACGATAGATGTAAAGGTGCCAGAGCGATTTGCGAAGGCATTGAAATTGGACCCATTTGCAGATACAATTTTCGGTAAGAGTTATGAAGAGGCATTGAAGGCACGCACATTTAAACTGGCGTCTGCAACATATGCAGCACATATTAAAATGGCTAAAAACGGTTATCTTTTTGGGGATAACTCTTTGTTTTCAATGACAGCTTAA
- the ybaK gene encoding Cys-tRNA(Pro) deacylase, with protein MAKAKHTKTNAIRLLEQQKIQFDVLEYETGDGQVDGVSVAEKIGHPVSCVFKTLVAKASAQKLFVFVIPVAEELDLKAAAKVVGEKKIEMLAVKELLGYTGYIRGGCSPVGMKKLYPTVVDASAREQGSIIVSAGKIGMQMHIQLDDLLAVTKAQLAPITTIQE; from the coding sequence GTGGCAAAGGCAAAGCATACGAAAACAAATGCGATTAGACTATTAGAGCAGCAAAAAATACAATTTGATGTATTGGAATACGAAACAGGTGACGGTCAAGTAGATGGGGTTTCAGTGGCTGAAAAAATTGGTCATCCTGTGTCCTGTGTCTTTAAAACATTAGTCGCAAAGGCGAGCGCCCAAAAGCTATTTGTTTTTGTCATTCCAGTTGCGGAAGAATTGGATTTAAAAGCTGCGGCTAAAGTTGTTGGAGAGAAGAAGATTGAGATGCTAGCAGTAAAGGAGCTTCTAGGTTATACAGGCTATATTCGTGGTGGCTGCTCACCTGTCGGCATGAAAAAACTGTATCCGACGGTTGTGGATGCATCTGCACGGGAGCAAGGAAGTATTATTGTTAGTGCAGGAAAAATTGGCATGCAAATGCATATACAACTAGATGATTTACTCGCCGTAACAAAGGCGCAACTTGCACCAATTACAACTATCCAAGAATAA
- a CDS encoding carbon-nitrogen family hydrolase, protein MKIGCIQLNVGFGKVEENFARAEEKIREAATLGAEIIVLPEMWNTGYALEKLPELADVDGERAKAFLQGLAMELGVHIVGGSVATRKGDKFFNTMYTFDKDGKLVGEYSKAHLFRLMDEHLFLEAGDEMNRFALGDIEAAGVICYDIRFPEWLRAHALTGAKVLFVPAQWPTPRIDHWKTLLQARAIENQCFVIAVNRIANKVENFNGQSMVIQPWGEVLWVGADDEEVAVIDVDFSIVDEVRGRIPVYDDRRPGLYSMCQSPKQF, encoded by the coding sequence ATGAAAATAGGTTGTATTCAATTAAATGTAGGATTTGGCAAAGTGGAAGAAAATTTTGCAAGGGCTGAAGAAAAGATTCGTGAGGCTGCAACATTAGGTGCAGAAATTATTGTACTTCCAGAAATGTGGAATACAGGTTACGCGCTTGAAAAATTACCTGAGCTTGCAGATGTGGATGGAGAACGAGCGAAAGCATTTCTACAAGGTTTAGCAATGGAACTTGGCGTACATATTGTCGGGGGCTCTGTGGCAACGAGGAAGGGCGATAAATTTTTCAATACGATGTATACGTTTGATAAAGATGGAAAACTGGTTGGCGAATACAGTAAGGCACATTTATTCCGTTTGATGGATGAACATCTATTTTTAGAAGCAGGCGATGAAATGAATCGCTTTGCACTAGGAGATATTGAAGCGGCAGGCGTTATTTGCTATGATATTCGCTTCCCAGAATGGTTGAGAGCGCACGCATTAACAGGCGCAAAGGTGTTATTCGTGCCAGCCCAATGGCCAACACCACGTATTGACCATTGGAAAACATTATTACAGGCACGTGCGATTGAAAATCAATGCTTCGTCATCGCGGTTAACCGTATTGCCAACAAAGTAGAAAACTTCAATGGGCAATCTATGGTGATTCAACCTTGGGGAGAAGTGTTATGGGTTGGAGCAGACGATGAAGAAGTAGCAGTTATTGATGTTGATTTTTCAATTGTCGATGAAGTGCGCGGCAGAATTCCAGTGTACGATGACCGCAGACCAGGATTGTATAGCATGTGCCAGTCACCGAAACAATTCTGA
- a CDS encoding methionine ABC transporter permease codes for MFDVTHFIDMVPDLLKAFQETIIMIGISLSVSIVLGLPLGILLFVTDKGLFWENRLIKSVFGFAVNLIRSIPYIILLVALFPLTKLLVGQTIGPIAASVSLSVAAIPFFARLVETSLREIDKGVIEASIAVGATPGMIIKDVLIPEAKSSIIQAVTVTVISLVAFSAMAGVVGGGGIGDLAIRFGYYRYDNTIMIATVAILILLVQAIQIAGDWFAKSIDKR; via the coding sequence ATGTTTGATGTTACACATTTTATAGATATGGTTCCAGATTTATTAAAGGCCTTTCAAGAAACCATTATTATGATTGGTATTTCCTTATCTGTGTCGATTGTATTAGGTCTACCACTGGGTATTTTATTATTCGTTACGGATAAGGGATTGTTTTGGGAAAATCGATTGATTAAAAGCGTATTTGGCTTTGCGGTGAACTTAATTCGTTCGATTCCATACATCATTTTATTGGTTGCTTTATTCCCGTTGACGAAGTTGCTTGTTGGACAAACAATTGGACCTATTGCAGCGAGTGTTTCATTATCGGTTGCAGCCATTCCGTTTTTTGCACGTTTAGTGGAAACGTCGTTACGAGAAATTGATAAAGGGGTAATAGAAGCATCTATTGCAGTAGGAGCAACGCCGGGGATGATAATTAAGGATGTCTTAATTCCTGAAGCAAAATCAAGCATCATCCAAGCAGTGACAGTTACGGTAATTAGTTTAGTAGCTTTCTCTGCAATGGCAGGTGTAGTAGGTGGTGGTGGTATTGGTGATTTAGCCATTCGATTCGGCTACTACCGTTATGATAATACAATTATGATTGCTACCGTTGCGATACTCATTTTGCTCGTGCAAGCGATACAAATTGCTGGTGACTGGTTTGCAAAATCAATTGATAAAAGATAA
- a CDS encoding glycine C-acetyltransferase gives MILLSKVLNAFLDENLQALRDQGLYNEIDAVEGANGPIIQVRGQHLINLSSNNYLGLATNEQLKQIAKEATEQYGVGAGAVRTINGTLDLHVKLEEKLAEFKGTEAAISYQSGFNCNMAAISAVMDKNDAILSDQLNHASIIDGCRLSRAKIIAYNHSDMEDLRAKAKEATESGLYNKVMVITDGVFSMDGDIAKLPEIVEIAKEFDLITYVDDAHGSGVTGKGKGTVKHFGLEKEIDFQIGTLSKAIGVVGGYVAGKKNLIDWLKVRSRPFLFSTALPPGDVAAITAAVQMLIDSTELHDKLWENGDYLKAGLAKLGFNIGASETPITPCIIGDEKLTQAFSRRLFEEGVYAKSIVFPTVPKGTGRVRNMPTAAHTKEMLDNALAIYEKVGRELGVIQ, from the coding sequence ATGATACTCTTGTCTAAAGTACTAAACGCATTTTTAGATGAAAACTTACAAGCCTTACGAGATCAAGGCTTATACAATGAAATTGACGCAGTAGAAGGCGCAAATGGACCCATTATTCAGGTTCGAGGTCAGCATCTCATCAATCTTTCCTCTAATAACTATCTCGGCTTAGCAACAAATGAGCAATTAAAGCAAATTGCTAAAGAAGCAACAGAACAATATGGTGTAGGCGCAGGGGCTGTTCGTACAATTAACGGCACGCTCGATCTACACGTTAAATTAGAAGAAAAGCTCGCTGAATTTAAAGGAACGGAAGCGGCAATTTCCTATCAATCGGGATTCAACTGTAATATGGCGGCAATTTCAGCTGTTATGGATAAAAACGATGCGATTTTATCAGATCAATTAAACCATGCGTCGATTATTGATGGATGTCGCTTATCGCGCGCGAAAATTATTGCGTACAATCACTCGGATATGGAGGATTTACGCGCAAAGGCAAAAGAAGCGACAGAATCAGGTTTGTATAATAAAGTGATGGTCATTACAGATGGCGTATTCTCGATGGATGGGGATATTGCCAAACTGCCTGAAATCGTCGAAATTGCCAAGGAATTTGATTTAATTACGTATGTCGATGATGCACATGGTTCAGGTGTGACAGGCAAAGGCAAAGGTACTGTAAAACATTTCGGACTTGAAAAAGAAATCGACTTCCAAATCGGCACGTTGTCAAAGGCAATTGGCGTAGTCGGTGGTTATGTAGCTGGTAAGAAAAATTTAATTGACTGGTTGAAAGTACGTTCTCGACCATTTTTATTCTCAACAGCGTTACCACCAGGTGATGTTGCGGCCATTACAGCAGCAGTGCAAATGCTTATTGACTCGACAGAGCTACATGATAAGCTATGGGAAAATGGCGATTATTTAAAAGCAGGATTAGCGAAGTTAGGCTTTAATATTGGTGCCTCTGAAACACCAATTACACCATGCATTATTGGGGATGAAAAGCTAACACAGGCATTCTCTCGTCGCTTATTTGAGGAAGGCGTGTATGCAAAATCTATCGTTTTCCCAACTGTACCAAAAGGCACTGGGCGTGTCCGTAATATGCCGACAGCGGCTCATACAAAAGAAATGCTAGACAATGCATTGGCGATTTACGAAAAAGTAGGTCGTGAACTAGGTGTAATTCAATAA
- a CDS encoding pyridoxal phosphate-dependent aminotransferase, which translates to MELSKKLQQLPTQFFAALVQKVNAALAEGRDIINLGQGNPDQPTPPHIIKALQEAAENPQHHKYSPFRGIAELRQAAADFYKREYNVTINPDTEVAILGGTKIGLVELPMAVLNPGDTMLLPDPGYPDYLSGVVLGDVQYDVMPLFAENNFLPDYDALSDEVKDKAKLLYLNYPNNPTGGTATLEFFEETVRFAKEHQIIVAHDFAYGAIGFDGNKPVSFLQADGAKEVGIELYTLSKTYNMAGWRIGFAVGNAQIIEAINLIQDHLFCSQFPAVQQAAAVALTSSQTCAQELSATYERRRNVLIEEAQRIGWQVTAPKGSFFAWLPVPLGYTSEQFADVLLDKADIAVAAGNGFGHFGEGYVRIGLLVSEERLREAISRIEKLNLFKQ; encoded by the coding sequence ATGGAATTATCTAAAAAACTACAACAACTCCCTACTCAATTTTTTGCCGCACTTGTGCAAAAGGTCAATGCGGCATTAGCAGAAGGGCGCGACATTATTAATCTTGGGCAGGGCAATCCTGACCAGCCGACCCCTCCTCATATTATTAAAGCGCTACAAGAAGCGGCGGAAAACCCCCAGCATCATAAATACTCTCCATTTCGTGGTATAGCCGAATTACGGCAAGCTGCTGCAGATTTTTATAAACGCGAATACAATGTAACGATTAATCCCGATACAGAAGTTGCGATTTTAGGTGGTACGAAAATAGGGCTTGTAGAGCTACCAATGGCTGTGTTAAACCCTGGTGATACAATGTTATTACCTGACCCTGGGTATCCAGATTATTTATCTGGTGTGGTCTTAGGAGACGTTCAATACGATGTCATGCCACTTTTTGCAGAAAATAATTTCTTGCCTGACTATGATGCATTGTCCGATGAAGTAAAAGACAAAGCGAAGCTTCTTTACTTGAATTACCCTAACAACCCTACTGGCGGAACAGCAACACTTGAATTTTTTGAAGAAACTGTGCGTTTTGCTAAAGAACATCAGATTATTGTTGCACACGATTTCGCCTATGGTGCTATTGGCTTTGATGGCAATAAACCCGTAAGCTTCTTACAGGCAGACGGTGCTAAAGAGGTTGGCATAGAACTGTATACATTATCAAAAACTTATAATATGGCTGGCTGGCGCATCGGTTTTGCAGTTGGTAATGCCCAAATTATCGAAGCGATTAATCTTATTCAAGATCATTTATTCTGTAGCCAATTCCCAGCAGTTCAACAGGCAGCCGCTGTCGCTTTAACCTCTTCACAAACTTGTGCGCAAGAGCTTAGTGCGACATATGAGCGACGTCGTAACGTATTAATCGAAGAAGCACAGCGCATCGGTTGGCAAGTAACAGCGCCAAAAGGCTCGTTTTTTGCATGGCTCCCTGTTCCATTAGGCTATACGAGTGAGCAATTTGCCGATGTATTGCTCGATAAAGCGGATATTGCAGTAGCGGCTGGCAACGGCTTCGGCCATTTTGGCGAAGGCTATGTACGCATCGGTTTACTTGTAAGTGAGGAACGCTTACGCGAAGCAATTAGCCGTATAGAAAAACTTAACCTTTTTAAACAATAA
- a CDS encoding polysaccharide deacetylase family protein — protein MKKKTLLIGSVCLFVVLLLLGTYKLMNSRTYQLFGNITKQVETTQKVVALTFDDGPAKNVNIILPLLAKYNAKATFFLIGEEIEKYPEETKNIVKEGHQIGNHTYSHHRMVFKSLSYYKKEIEKTDVLIRNAGFNGEIDVRPPNGKKLIGLPYYLNKQHRDTITWNLEPDSYFNTVSDKVNDVKENIKPGSIILLHPMYDDADKVRQTIEGILQDLSNKGYTFITVNELQDY, from the coding sequence ATGAAAAAGAAAACTTTACTAATCGGGTCTGTATGCCTATTCGTTGTTCTTCTATTACTAGGCACCTATAAATTAATGAATTCTAGAACCTACCAGTTATTCGGGAATATAACTAAACAAGTAGAGACCACTCAAAAAGTGGTCGCTTTAACTTTTGATGATGGACCAGCAAAAAACGTCAACATAATATTGCCCCTATTAGCTAAGTACAATGCCAAAGCGACCTTTTTTCTGATTGGTGAAGAAATCGAAAAGTACCCTGAAGAAACGAAAAATATTGTAAAAGAGGGACACCAAATTGGCAATCATACCTATTCTCATCATCGAATGGTTTTTAAGAGCCTTTCTTACTACAAAAAAGAGATTGAAAAAACAGATGTATTAATTCGAAATGCTGGGTTTAACGGAGAAATTGATGTTCGTCCTCCGAATGGCAAAAAACTAATCGGACTTCCTTATTACCTAAATAAACAGCATCGAGACACGATTACTTGGAATCTCGAACCCGATAGTTATTTCAATACAGTTTCAGACAAAGTAAATGATGTAAAAGAAAATATTAAACCTGGGTCGATTATTTTACTACATCCAATGTATGATGACGCGGACAAAGTACGTCAAACAATTGAAGGTATTTTACAAGACCTTTCAAATAAAGGCTATACATTTATTACAGTAAATGAACTGCAAGATTACTAA